TGGGAGCAGAAAGCCGGCGAACGGGGATGGCTTTCACTGCATCATCTGCCGGCTTTGCTGATCGAGGCCCTGCACCGGGGGCGGATCGAGCCGCCATCACGTCTCTATCTGGCCGGTTTCGACAGCCTCGAGCCGGTCTACGAGCGGCTGATGGACGTGCTGCGCCGGGCCGGCTGCGACGTTGAGGTCGAGCCGCCGCCCGAACAGGTTCCGCAAGGGGGCTATCGCCTCTGCCGGGCGGCCGACCCGGACGACGAAGTCCGCCAGTGCGCCCGCTGGGTGCGTTTCTGCCTGGAGCGGCAGCCCGACAGTCGCATCGGCATCGTCGTGCCGCGGCTGGACGAATACCGGGGCCGACTGCAGAACGCCCTTCTGGCCGAGCTGGATGCAGCCGGCTGCCTGCAGCCGGACCGGATGGCGCCGGTCAATTTTTCTCTCGGCCTGCCCCTCGATCGGGAAGGACCGGTGCGGGCGGCGCTCACTCTCGTCGGGCTGGGCGGTCAGGTCGAACTGGCCGATATCAGCTGGCTGCTGCGCTCCCCTTTCGTCAGGGGAGGGGATGAAGAACGCCAGGAGCGGGCCCGCCTCGACCTGGTCCTGCGGGAAAGAGAGCAGCGGGTGGTCAGCCTTGCCAGGCTGCGGCGCCAGGCGGCCCGGCAGGGCCGCGTCCCCGCCTTTGTCGATCTGCTCGACCATCTGCTCGGCTGGAACCGGCAGGGAGGACGGCATCTGCCCGGAAGCTGGGCCGAGCGGATGGCCAACCTGCTCGAGGCCGTCGGCTGGCCGGGAGACGGCAAGCTCGACAGCCGCAGCTGGCAGGCGGTCGACCGCTTCATGGAACTGCTGACCGAACTGGCGTCCCTCGATCCTGTCGCCACGCCCATGGGACGGCAGGAGGCGGTCTCCCTGGTCGCCAGGCTGGCCCGGGAGACCGAATTCCAGACCGACCGGAGCGATTTCAGTGTTCAGGTCCTCGGCCTGCTCGAATCGGCGGGACAGCATTTCGATCATTTGTGGATCATGGGGCTTCATGACGGCGCCTTGCCCGTTTCGCCTTCCCCCAACCCCTTTCTGCCCCTGGCGCTGCAGCGGCAGTACGGTATGCCGCACGCCGATGCCGAACGCGAACTCGCCTTTGCCCGAAACAGCTGGCGCCGGCTGCTGCATGCCGCCGGCGACATTGTGGTCAGCTGGCCGGCCATGATCGACGGTGCCGAATACCGGCCGAGTCCGCTGATCGACACCTCGGCGGACGTGCTCGATCTCGCAACGCCGTGCGCCGGTCCCGTCACCGCCATCGCCGGCAGCCGCCGGCTGGTCGCGGTCGACGACGGCTTCGGACCGCCGCTGCCGCCCGGCAGGATCTTCAGCGGCGGCACCGGCATTCTCCGGGACCAGGCACTCTGCCCGTTTCGCGCCTTTCTCCATTACCGGCTCCTGGCCGAGGCCCTGCCCGAGGCGGAGAGCGGACTCGACGGCATGAGCCGGGGAACCCTTGTGCACAACCTGCTGCAGGAAATCTGGCGGCAGCTGCAGGACCTGGACGGGCTGCGCCGGCTGAGCGAAAGCGGGCTCGAGAATCTGCTCGCCACTGCCGCCGAGCAGGCTGTTGGCGCGTTCGAAAATCGTGAGAAGCGCGATCTTCCACCACGGCAGCGGATGCTCGAAATCGCGCGCTTGAGGCGGCTGGGCCGCACCTGGCTGGCGCTGGAAAGAGAACGCGAGGCGTTTTCGGTCGAGGCCATCGAAAAGGATGAAAAGGTGCGGATCGGCGGCCTGCTGCTGCGCACCAGGGTGGACCGCATCGACCGGCTGGCGGATGGCCGGCGGCTGGTCATCGACTACAAGACCGGGCAGCCGGACCACAGACAGTGGTTCGATGACAGAGTCACCGAGCCACAGCTGCCGCTCTACTGTCTGCAGATTCCGGCGCACGAGGTGGCCGGGGCCGTTTTCGCCCGCGTACACTGCCGGTCGTCCGATTGCCGCTTCTACGGCGTCGTTCATCCCGACAGCCCGTGGCAGGGCAACCTGCAGCGGCAGCAGGAGAAGCTTTTCGCCGAAAAGGGCTGGGACGACTGGCTGCAGCTTGTCGAGCACTGGCGCCGGGCGCTTGCCGAGGTGGCGGACGAGTTCGTCGCCGGCCGGGCCCTGGTCGATCCCACGGATAGCGAAAAGGCCTGCCGTTACTGCGACGGCCTGCCGGTCTGCCGGCTTCTCGAACGGCAACAGAACCAACAGGACAGCGAGGCGGAAGCATGACCGATGCACAGATGCTGCCGAGCGTACGGCCGCCCGATGCCGGCGAGCGGGAGGCGGCACTCGATCCGACCCGTTCCTTCATCGTGCAGGCCCCGGCCGGTTCCGGCAAGACCGAGCTGCTTTCGCAGCGGCTGCTCAGGCTGCTGGCGGTTGTCGACCAGCCGGAGGAGATTCTGGCCATCACCTTCACCCGCAAGGCGGCCGAGGAGATGAAGGGCAGGGTGCTTCTCGCCCTCGGCGAAGCGGCGTCCGGTGTCGACACACCCGGCGAGGAACACCGGCGCCGGACCATGGAGCTCGCCCGGGCAGCGCTGGCCCGCGACCGCGAAGGCGGCTGGAATCTGCTCGACAATCCCTCCCGGCTGCGCCTGACGACCATCGACAGCTTCTGCGCCTTCCTGACCCGGCGGATGCCCTGGCTCAGCCGTTTCGGCGGCCAGCCGCAGGTCACCGATTTTCCCGACGATCTCTACCGCGAAGCAGTCGACCGGCTTCTGGCGCGACTCGACGGGCAGGGACCGGAAGCCGATGCCGTCGCCTGCCTGCTCGATCATCTCGACAACCGGCTGGGGCTGATCCGCGACATGCTGGTCGACATGTTGGCCCGCCGCGACCAGTGGTTGCGCACGGTCCTTGGCAAGCGGCACGAGCAGGCGCGTCAGCAGCTCGAGACCAACCTGCGGGCGTGCTGCCTGGGGCTGCTGCGGCGGCTGGAGCAGGCCCTGGCCCCCTGGCGGGACGAACTGCTCGATCTGGCCCGTTACGCCGCCGGCAATCTGGCAGGGCAGGACGATTCACCCCTGGCCGGGCTGCCAGACCGCCTGGAGGACGCAGGAACGGTGGAGGCGCGATTCGCCCTCTGGGACCGACTGCTGAAGCTGCTGCTGACGGCGCAGGGGCAGGTGCGCAAGAGCGTCGACCGCCGTCTCGGTTTTCCCGCCGGCCGTGAGGGGGCCGAGGCGAAAGGGCGGATGCAGGCCCTGCTTGCCTCCCTGGCGGTGAACGACGAGGCGCAGGCGGCCATGCTGGCCTACCGTGACCGCCCGGAGTCCCGGTATCCGGACGCCGGATGGATCATGCTCGATGCCCTGGTCGAGCTGTTGCCGCTGGCGGTCGTCGAGCTGCTCGAGGTCTTTCGCCTCACCGGCCAGGTCGATTTTGTCGAGATCGCCGGTGCCGCCCTGCGCGCCCTCGGCGACGAAGAGCATCCGGAGGAGCTGCTGCTGCAGCTCGACAGCCGGATCCGGCACATCCTGGTGGACGAATTTCAGGATACCTCCATCATCCAGTTCGAACTTCTGCGCCGACTGACCGCCGGCTGGAGCGGCAGCGACGGCCGCACCCTCTTTCTGGTCGGCGACCCGATGCAGTCGATCTATCGCTTCCGCCAGGCCGAGGTTTCCCTCTTTCTGCAGGTCTGCCAGCGCGGGTTCGGCATGATCCGGCCGCAGCTGCTGCAGCTGAGCGCCAATTTCCGCTCACAGCAGGGGATCGTCGACTGGGTGAACGACACCTTCTCCCTGGCCTTTCCTGCCCGTGAGGACAGCCTGCGCTGCGCCATCCCCTATCGCCGGGCCGTCGCCAGCCGGCCGGATGACGGGGGCGAGGCGGTCAGCCTCGAAGTCCAGACGGAGAGCGACGGACGACGGGAGGCGGAGCGGATCGTCGAGCTGGTCAGAGCCTACCGGACCTCACGGCCCGAATGGACCGTTGCCGTTCTGGCCAGGGCCCGGTCGCATCTGAGCGAGATCGTGGCGCTGCTCAAAAGCGAAGGGATCCGCTTTCAGGGGCAGGACCTGGACAGTCTGGCGGAGCGGCAGTCGATTCTCGACCTGCGGTCGCTGACAAGGGCCCTGCTGCATCCCGCAGACCGGATCAGCTGGCTGGCGCTGCTGCGCGCTCCCTGGTGCGGCCTGACCCTGAACGACCTCGAAGCGGTCATCGCCGGCGACAGAACGCGAAGCGTCTGGGAGCTGCTCGACGAGGGCGGACACCAGCGGGAGCTGTTCTCCCGGCTGTCGGAGGAAGGGCATCGTCGCTGGCAAAGGATCAGGCCGTCCCTTGAGCGGGCGCTCGAACTGCGGGGCCGGGTGCCGTTGCGAAGGCTGATCGAGGCGACCTGGCTGGCTCTCGGCGGCCCGGCCTGCGTGCCGGCGACGGAGCTGCCGGACACCGAACGTTTTTTCGAGCTGCTGGACGAATTCGACCATGGCGGCGATCTGCGTGATTTCGATCGCTTCGACCGGCGGCTCGGGCAGCTGTTCGCCTCCCCGGACCCCGGCGCCGACGGCCGGTTGCAGCTGATGACCATCCACAAGGCCAAGGGACTGGAGTTCGACGTCGTCATCCTGCCCGGACTCGGCCGCACCACCCAGTCCAGCGCCAGGCCGCTGCTGAACTGGCTCGATCACCCCGACTTCGGGTTGCTGCTCGCCTCCGTCAGGCGGGCCGACGATCCCGACCCCGATCGTACCTATGAGGCCATTCAGCGCATTCAGCAGGACCGGGACCGCGAAGAGATCACCCGCCTGGCCTATGTCGCCGCCACCCGGGCGAAAAGACGGCTGCATCTGTTCGGACAGGTCCGCGAGGACGGGAAGGGCGAGTTGCGCCCCGCCGCCGGTTCCTTTCTGGAGCGGATCTGGCCCGCCGTCGCCGGCCAGGCCAGGGTGATGGAAACGACAGGGACGCCGGTGACAGAGGAGCCGGCCGGCAACCTTCTCTGGCGGCTGCCGGCCGACTGGCGGCTGCCGCAACTGGCGCCGGCGCTCGACACCCGCGTCGCGACCGGCCAGCTTCCCTCCGACAGTGGCGATAACGAACCGGTCGGCGTGCTGAAAATCAGCCTGCGGGCCATGGAGTGGCGGATTGTCGGCAACCTGGTGCATCAGCTGCTCGAGCGTCTGCCGGACCGCCGGCCGTCACGGAAGGAGCTGGCCGCCATGGTTCCCCGCTGGGAGGAGCTCCTGGTGCAGGGTGGTATCCCCTGGCACCGGCGCCGGGACGCCGCCGTCAGGGTGCTGAGGGCCATGGAGAACGTCTGCCACGGCCGCCACTGGTCGCGCCTGTTCGGCGACGTCTCCGAGGTGCAGGTCGAGCTGGCGTTGCACGGCATGGTCGACGGCCGGCTGCAGCACGCGGCGGTCGATCGTTCCTTCGTTGACTCCGACGGCTGTCGCTGGGTCGTCGACTTCAAGACCAGCGAGCCGGACAGGGGCGAATCCCTGGACGACTTTCTCGCCCGCGAAGCCGACAGGTACCGGCGGCAGCTCGCCCTTTACCTGGCGCTGATTCGTCTCTATGATGAGCGGCGAAGAGCCAGGGCGGCTCTCTATTTTCCGATGATCGATCATCTGCTGGAACTCGACCATGTCTGACCGACGGCTTCGCGAACTCGGCTGGTATCCGGAACTGGAGCCCATGCTCGCCGAAGGGCGCAAGCGGGGACTGCAGGCTGCCCGGGTGATGGCGGCCAGCCGGACCTTCAGCACCCTGCTGGCCGGCGACGGCCGGCAGCTCAAGTCCCGCATCCCCGGACGGCTGCATCATCTCGCCCGCCGGGGCGGCCTGCTGCCGGTCGTCGGCGACTGGGTTCTCCACCGGCCGGGACGCCCGGGCCGGGAAGGGGTGGTCGATGCTGTTCTGCCGCGCAAATCGGCGATCGTCCGCCAGGCTCCCGGCCGGGCCGTCCCCCAGGTCATCTGCGCCAATGTCGATACCGTGCTGATCGTCACCGGCCTCGACCAGGACTACAACCCGCGGCGCATCGAGCGCTACCTGGCCCTGGTCGGTGGCAGCGGGGCCGAGGCGGTGGTCGTGCTCAACAAGATGGAGCTGTGCCGCGATCTCGAGCGCTGTCTGAACGAGGTGAGGAATCTGGGTTGTCCGGCCGTTTTGCCGGTCAGCGCCCTGCGGGGCGAAGGGCTCGACGCACTCGCCCCCTGGTTGCGCAAGGGGATGACCCTGGCCATGCTCGGGTCCTCGGGGGCCGGCAAATCGACCCTGGCCAACCGGCTGCTCGGCGAGGAGCGGCAGGTGGTCGGCCGGCTCAGCGAGCGGGACGGCAAGGGACAGCACACCACGACCCAACGCGAAATGCTCGTTCTGCCCGGTGGCGCCCTGCTGATCGACAATCCCGGCATGCGCGAGATCCAGCTGCTGCAGGAAACGACCACGCTGGAAGAGGCTTTCCCCGATATCGTCGAACTCGGTCGGGCGTGCCGCTTCACCGACTGTCGCCACCACCGCGAGCCCGACTGCCAGGTGAAGGAGGCCGTGGCCTCCGGTCGGCTCGACGAGGTCCGCTACCAGAATTTCCTCAAGCTGCAACAGGAACTCGAATCCCGCGAAAAGATTCGTTGACCGGCGGCCGAAAAATCCCGCCCCATCGCAAAACGGCTGAAGAAAGCGCCCGCATCTGTCGAAAAGAAGGAAAGATTCCCTTTTGTCGCTGCGGAGGTGAGGATGCGGCTTTCCGACATGGTCATGCTGGTGCTGCTGCTGCCGATGACCGCCTGCGCGCCGTCGCTCGATACCGGCCGGATGCCGGACTTGCGTCAGGCGGGTCATCTGCTCGTGGCGGGAACGACCGACCGTGACCGGGTCGTCGACCTGTTCGGCTGGCCCGAGCGGATGACACGGACCGATCCGGCTCTCTGGCGGTACGAGATCGACCGGCGGGGCGTACCGGCGGGCACCGTCGAAATCTGGAGCTACTTTCGGCTCGAAACCACGGGTGACGCCGCCCTCGATCCGCGTCCCGTTCGGACCTCCTGGCGGGTGCTGCGCGTCTATTTCGATGCCGACGGCACTGTTTTGGGGTGGGAGGCGACCGGAAGCGGCGGCGTCATGCCGGCGGTCGACGGCAACCGGTCCGACCTCTCTCGTCCGTTTCGTTTCCAGGTGCTTTCACTGCCGCCATAGATTCCTGCGCTTTCGCCGGAATATGGTAATCTCGCTTCATGGGACCGCGTACCGACCGCAGACCGACCTGGCTCTCCTTCGTCCTGCTCACGCTGCTGCTCGCGGCCGGCATCTTCGCCGGCGCCATTGCCGATCGGCTTCCCCTTCCCGAACTCCTGTCCTGGCTGCTGCCCGTTGGCCTGCTGTCGCTGGCTCTGGGTCTCTTTCTGCGCCGGTTCAGCAGCTGGTACCTCTTTCTCGCCCTGCCGATGGCCGCCGTTCTCGCCTGGTCGGTCGAGGTCCGGATCTGGCCGAACGGCTTCTTCCACCGGCGAACCGCATCCGTCGACATCGCCGGCGATCTGCGCCCGACACCCTTGAAACTGCCTGAGGGGACAGATGACAACACCCTGAAAAACAGGCGCCTTTTTGCCCCGGAGCATGCAGAGATCGGTCTGTTCGCCCATGGCCTTGCTGCTCCCCGCATGCTCGCCTTCGATTCGCGGGGGGTGCTCTTCGTCAGTCTTCCCGGCCAGGGGAGGGTGCTGGCGCTTCCTGATCGCGACCGGGACGGGTTCGCCGACGAGACCGTCGAATTCGCCGCCGGCCTCGACCGTCCCCACGGACTGGCGTTCGCCGGCGGGGCGCTGCTGGTCGCCGAAAGCGGCCGGCTGCTGCGGCTTCAGGACAGGGACGGCGACCTGCGGGCCGACGCGGTACGTGTGATCTCCGACGATCTGCCGTCGGGCGGAGGGCATTGGACGCGAAGCCTTGCCGTCGGTCCGGACGACGCCCTCTACGTATCGGTCGGCTCGGACTGCAACGCCTGTCTCGAGGAGGACCCGCGACGGGGAACCATCCTGCGTTTTTCTCCCGACGGCGGAGAGGG
This window of the Geothermobacter ehrlichii genome carries:
- a CDS encoding PD-(D/E)XK nuclease family protein, producing the protein MTTAGEALDAAAAGALVLTVNRRLAGWLTAEFDRRMQQQGRSLWPRPAILPLKAWIAGCIGTLGLEGRVLSERQVLRLWEEVIEEDLSAHAGLSLLRIAASARQAAEAQRLLLSHEVRNWDSQASEECRVFARWLSRWEQKAGERGWLSLHHLPALLIEALHRGRIEPPSRLYLAGFDSLEPVYERLMDVLRRAGCDVEVEPPPEQVPQGGYRLCRAADPDDEVRQCARWVRFCLERQPDSRIGIVVPRLDEYRGRLQNALLAELDAAGCLQPDRMAPVNFSLGLPLDREGPVRAALTLVGLGGQVELADISWLLRSPFVRGGDEERQERARLDLVLREREQRVVSLARLRRQAARQGRVPAFVDLLDHLLGWNRQGGRHLPGSWAERMANLLEAVGWPGDGKLDSRSWQAVDRFMELLTELASLDPVATPMGRQEAVSLVARLARETEFQTDRSDFSVQVLGLLESAGQHFDHLWIMGLHDGALPVSPSPNPFLPLALQRQYGMPHADAERELAFARNSWRRLLHAAGDIVVSWPAMIDGAEYRPSPLIDTSADVLDLATPCAGPVTAIAGSRRLVAVDDGFGPPLPPGRIFSGGTGILRDQALCPFRAFLHYRLLAEALPEAESGLDGMSRGTLVHNLLQEIWRQLQDLDGLRRLSESGLENLLATAAEQAVGAFENREKRDLPPRQRMLEIARLRRLGRTWLALEREREAFSVEAIEKDEKVRIGGLLLRTRVDRIDRLADGRRLVIDYKTGQPDHRQWFDDRVTEPQLPLYCLQIPAHEVAGAVFARVHCRSSDCRFYGVVHPDSPWQGNLQRQQEKLFAEKGWDDWLQLVEHWRRALAEVADEFVAGRALVDPTDSEKACRYCDGLPVCRLLERQQNQQDSEAEA
- a CDS encoding PQQ-dependent sugar dehydrogenase, producing the protein MGPRTDRRPTWLSFVLLTLLLAAGIFAGAIADRLPLPELLSWLLPVGLLSLALGLFLRRFSSWYLFLALPMAAVLAWSVEVRIWPNGFFHRRTASVDIAGDLRPTPLKLPEGTDDNTLKNRRLFAPEHAEIGLFAHGLAAPRMLAFDSRGVLFVSLPGQGRVLALPDRDRDGFADETVEFAAGLDRPHGLAFAGGALLVAESGRLLRLQDRDGDLRADAVRVISDDLPSGGGHWTRSLAVGPDDALYVSVGSDCNACLEEDPRRGTILRFSPDGGEGRIHAWGLRNSVGLTFQPGTDRLWASDNGRDMLGDDLPPDEINLVVEGGDYGWPFCYGNRVPDPGLGTDVRCADTRPAAVELQAHSAPLGLVFGAGLAAESSWRDDLFVAFHGSWNRRQPTGYKVVRIPFRQGRPAGPPEDVLAGWRDGKGVWGRPVGLAVGPDGALYLSDDRAGCVYRIVFKPDAGRRE
- a CDS encoding UvrD-helicase domain-containing protein, which produces MTDAQMLPSVRPPDAGEREAALDPTRSFIVQAPAGSGKTELLSQRLLRLLAVVDQPEEILAITFTRKAAEEMKGRVLLALGEAASGVDTPGEEHRRRTMELARAALARDREGGWNLLDNPSRLRLTTIDSFCAFLTRRMPWLSRFGGQPQVTDFPDDLYREAVDRLLARLDGQGPEADAVACLLDHLDNRLGLIRDMLVDMLARRDQWLRTVLGKRHEQARQQLETNLRACCLGLLRRLEQALAPWRDELLDLARYAAGNLAGQDDSPLAGLPDRLEDAGTVEARFALWDRLLKLLLTAQGQVRKSVDRRLGFPAGREGAEAKGRMQALLASLAVNDEAQAAMLAYRDRPESRYPDAGWIMLDALVELLPLAVVELLEVFRLTGQVDFVEIAGAALRALGDEEHPEELLLQLDSRIRHILVDEFQDTSIIQFELLRRLTAGWSGSDGRTLFLVGDPMQSIYRFRQAEVSLFLQVCQRGFGMIRPQLLQLSANFRSQQGIVDWVNDTFSLAFPAREDSLRCAIPYRRAVASRPDDGGEAVSLEVQTESDGRREAERIVELVRAYRTSRPEWTVAVLARARSHLSEIVALLKSEGIRFQGQDLDSLAERQSILDLRSLTRALLHPADRISWLALLRAPWCGLTLNDLEAVIAGDRTRSVWELLDEGGHQRELFSRLSEEGHRRWQRIRPSLERALELRGRVPLRRLIEATWLALGGPACVPATELPDTERFFELLDEFDHGGDLRDFDRFDRRLGQLFASPDPGADGRLQLMTIHKAKGLEFDVVILPGLGRTTQSSARPLLNWLDHPDFGLLLASVRRADDPDPDRTYEAIQRIQQDRDREEITRLAYVAATRAKRRLHLFGQVREDGKGELRPAAGSFLERIWPAVAGQARVMETTGTPVTEEPAGNLLWRLPADWRLPQLAPALDTRVATGQLPSDSGDNEPVGVLKISLRAMEWRIVGNLVHQLLERLPDRRPSRKELAAMVPRWEELLVQGGIPWHRRRDAAVRVLRAMENVCHGRHWSRLFGDVSEVQVELALHGMVDGRLQHAAVDRSFVDSDGCRWVVDFKTSEPDRGESLDDFLAREADRYRRQLALYLALIRLYDERRRARAALYFPMIDHLLELDHV
- the rsgA gene encoding ribosome small subunit-dependent GTPase A codes for the protein MSDRRLRELGWYPELEPMLAEGRKRGLQAARVMAASRTFSTLLAGDGRQLKSRIPGRLHHLARRGGLLPVVGDWVLHRPGRPGREGVVDAVLPRKSAIVRQAPGRAVPQVICANVDTVLIVTGLDQDYNPRRIERYLALVGGSGAEAVVVLNKMELCRDLERCLNEVRNLGCPAVLPVSALRGEGLDALAPWLRKGMTLAMLGSSGAGKSTLANRLLGEERQVVGRLSERDGKGQHTTTQREMLVLPGGALLIDNPGMREIQLLQETTTLEEAFPDIVELGRACRFTDCRHHREPDCQVKEAVASGRLDEVRYQNFLKLQQELESREKIR